The following proteins are encoded in a genomic region of Coffea eugenioides isolate CCC68of chromosome 6, Ceug_1.0, whole genome shotgun sequence:
- the LOC113775265 gene encoding UDP-glycosyltransferase 73C1-like has translation MDPQTEHLHFLLIPLMSQSHIIPLSDLAKLLARQGPMVSMISTPKNANRFKALIDYAARENLKIQLITIPFPGQQVGLPEGCENLDALPSTDLIRSFVDAYSLMQEPIENVAKKQLEPRPSCIISTNALVWTQNLAHRLGIPRYVFQTVAPFTLVCAGRIGRFLESHDSSDLDAFWVPNLPHKIQFRKSQLPFPESRKESGDVRKETQVSDRGSLVNSFEELDQWYVEEQKRVHKNFWDVGPVSLINSTGSATAKSDHYSLKWLDSMKPSSVIYACFGSMCHLSFGQLREIGLGLEASGRPFIWVIREIDYSPQVEKWLKDEKFEERVKGVVVRGWAPQVPILSHSSVGGFLTHCGWNSTLEGICAGVPMLCWPMFAEQFFNETFVVDVVKIGVRIGVETHMRVGEEEKTVDREQIKAAIDQLMDEGEEGEERRETARKLSEMARNATQEGGSSYRNITLFIQDVLQLQQQEAAEDEKVNEDRDSEITDKRVM, from the coding sequence ATGGATCCCCAAACCGAGCATCTTCACTTCCTCCTAATTCCTTTGATGTCTCAGAGCCATATTATTCCCTTGTCAGATCTCGCTAAATTACTAGCAAGGCAAGGCCCCATGGTCTCGATGATTAGCACCCCCAAGAACGCTAACAGGTTTAAAGCTCTCATCGACTATGCCGCAAGGGAAAACCTCAAGATCCAGTTGATCACAATACCATTCCCAGGTCAACAAGTCGGATTGCCAGAAGGATGTGAAAACCTGGATGCACTTCCTTCTACAGACTTGATAAGGAGCTTTGTGGATGCATATAGTTTGATGCAAGAACCAATAGAAAACGTTGCCAAGAAACAGTTAGAACCGAGGCCAAGTTGCATCATTTCCACCAATGCTCTTGTATGGACTCAAAACCTCGCCCACAGGTTAGGAATCCCAAGGTACGTCTTCCAAACCGTAGCTCCCTTCACTCTCGTCTGTGCCGGCAGAATAGGCAGGTTCCTCGAGAGTCACGACTCTTCGGATTTAGACGCATTTTGGGTACCGAATTTGCCGCACAAAATCCAATTCAGAAAATCCCAGTTGCCTTTTCCGGAGAGCAGGAAAGAGTCGGGTGATGTAAGGAAAGAAACTCAGGTTTCAGACAGAGGGAGTCTGGTGAATAGTTTTGAGGAGTTGGACCAGTGGTATGTGGAGGAACAGAAGAGAGTTCACAAGAACTTCTGGGACGTCGGACCCGTTTCTTTGATCAACAGTACAGGGTCAGCGACAGCAAAGAGTGACCACTACAGTTTAAAATGGCTGGACTCGATGAAGCCCAGCTCTGTTATTTATGCGTGTTTCGGCAGCATGTGTCATCTGTCGTTCGGGCAGCTGAGAGAGATTGGTCTGGGGTTGGAAGCCTCAGGCCGCCCGTTCATATGGGTGATCAGAGAAATTGATTATTCGCCACAAGTGGAAAAATGGTTAAAAGATGAGAAGTTTGAGGAGAGGGTTAAAGGGGTCGTTGTCAGAGGATGGGCACCGCAGGTTCCGATATTATCCCATTCGTCAGTGGGAGGATTCTTGACCCATTGCGGGTGGAATTCTACACTGGAAGGAATCTGCGCAGGGGTGCCAATGCTATGTTGGCCAATGTTCGCGGAGCAATTCTTCAATGAGACATTTGTTGTGGATGTCGTCAAGATCGGCGTGAGGATCGGAGTCGAGACGCACATGAGGGTTGGCGAGGAAGAGAAGACCGTTGACAGAGAACAAATTAAAGCAGCAATCGATCAGCTGATGGATGAAGGAGAAGAGggggaagaaagaagagaaacagCGAGAAAGCTGAGTGAGATGGCAAGGAATGCTACACAAGAAGGGGGCTCTTCTTACAGGAATATCACATTGTTCATTCAAGACGTACTCCAGCTCCAGCAACAGGAAGCTGCAGAAGACGAGAAAGTGAATGAAGACAGAGACTCAGAAATCACAGACAAACGAGTGATGTAG
- the LOC113773313 gene encoding UDP-glycosyltransferase 73D1-like, whose amino-acid sequence MAPNVQDLHFVLVPLLAQGHLIPMIDMAKLFAEHGVRVTLVTTPNNAPSSKRAIHRARESGLSIQVLEIPFPSTEVGLPPGCENLDSVPSRDLLRKFYTALHSLQQPLEQYLQEHKHPPSCIISDKCMSWTSQTARKFQVPRIIFHGMCCFSLLSAHNIKLYRSHLSVRSAAEPFVIPGMPMHVQITKAQLPGSFVALPDLDDVRDQMRDAELSSYGVVVNTFAELENCCVEEYRKATDKKVWCIGPVSLCNKHNLDKFERGNKSSIDEEQCLEWLDSRKSESVLYACLGSQCRLVPAQLIQIGLGLEASNQPFIWVIKTGERFSELEQWLLDERYEERIRGRGLLIKGWAPQVLILSHPAIKGFLTHCGWNSTIEAVCSGVPMITWPMFAEQFLNEKLVVEILRVGVRVGVDVPVRWGEEEEVGVLVTKEQVVNAVERLMHEGEEGNDRRIRAKGLGLAAKKAMEDVGSTNINVSLLIQDIMEQSFKLGEGCRHQN is encoded by the exons ATGGCACCAAATGTGCAGGATCTTCACTTTGTGCTGGTCCCTTTACTAGCGCAAGGCCACCTGATCCCGATGATAGACATGGCCAAGCTTTTCGCCGAACATGGCGTTAGAGTAACCTTGGTTACTACTCCAAACAATGCCCCCTCATCAAAAAGAGCTATTCATCGGGCTCGGGAATCAGGGCTCTCCATTCAAGTGCTGGAAATCCCGTTCCCCTCTACAGAAGTAGGGCTGCCACCAGGCTGCGAGAATCTCGATAGCGTGCCTTCCAGAGATCTTCTAAGAAAATTTTACACCGCACTGCATAGTCTACAGCAGCCACTGGAACAGTATCTCCAAGAACACAAGCATCCTCCGAGCTGCATAATTTCAGATAAGTGTATGTCCTGGACGTCCCAAACAGCTCGAAAATTCCAGGTTCCAAGAATAATTTTCCACGGAATGTGCTGCTTCTCTCTATTGAGTGCCCATAACATCAAGCTCTACAGGTCTCACCTTTCCGTTAGGTCCGCTGCTGAACCCTTTGTCATCCCAGGAATGCCAATGCACGTCCAAATCACGAAAGCCCAGTTACCAGGATCATTCGTTGCATTGCCTGACCTGGATGATGTCCGGGACCAGATGCGCGATGCTGAATTGAGCTCTTATGGGGTGGTGGTTAATACATTTGCGGAATTGGAGAATTGTTGCGTGGAGGAATACAGAAAGGCTACAGACAAAAAGGTTTGGTGCATCGGACCTGTTTCGCTGTGTAACAAGCATAATTTGGACAAGTTTGAGAGAGGGAACAAATCATCCATTGACGAAGAGCAATGCTTAGAGTGGCTCGACTCAAGGAAGTCAGAGTCAGTTCTTTATGCTTGCCTGGGCAGCCAGTGCCGGCTAGTTCCAGCCCAATTGATACAAATCGGATTGGGATTGGAAGCATCTAATCAACCATTCATTTGGGTGATTAAGACAGGAGAAAGATTCTCCGAGTTGGAGCAATGGTTATTGGATGAAAGGTACGAGGAGAGGATCCGAGGGAGGGGATTACTGATTAAAGGTTGGGCGCCTCAGGTTCTTATTCTGTCCCACCCTGCAATCAAAGGATTCTTGACACACTGTGGTTGGAACTCTACCATAGAAGCCGTGTGCTCAGGTGTGCCAATGATAACATGGCCTATGTTTGCTGAACAATTTCTCAACGAGAAATTGGTTGTAGAAATACTTAGGGTCGGTGTTCGAGTTGGCGTTGACGTGCCAGTAAGATGGGGAGAAGAAGAGGAAGTTGGAGTACTAGTGACTAAAGAGCAAGTTGTAAATGCTGTGGAAAGGCTAATGCATGAAGGAGAAGAAGGCAACGATCGGAGAATCAGAGCCAAAGGGCTTGGTTTGGCTGCAAAGAAGGCCATGGAAGATGTAGGGTCGACTAATATCAACGTATCACTTCTGATCCAAGATATTATGGAGCAATCCTTTAAGTTAGGAGAAGG ATGCAGACATCAGAATTAG